From Oscillospiraceae bacterium CM, a single genomic window includes:
- a CDS encoding type IV pilus twitching motility protein PilT: protein MNPIDDILRDAVEKGASDVHFTVGIPPVARIDGNLVSLGGDVLKPADTIAVAEAMMTDKNKAHLQANGEADLAYSVTNFGRFRVNVFMQRGSVAVAVRALNYEIPTPDKLGIPDSVIDVVKRQRGLVLVTGPTGSGKSTTLASLINVLNENYPYHIITLEDPIEYLHRHKKAIVNQREMGTDSENYASGLRAALREDPDVILVGEMRDLETISIAVTAAETGHLVFSTLHTIGAASTIDRIIDVFPPHQQQQIRTQLAEVLVSVVSQQLISKKIGKGRCAAIEVMHINPAIRNLIRDSKTFQIPSVMQTNKKAGMQTMDDAIYDLYTRNVITDTEAMRYAQDINYLAKRII, encoded by the coding sequence ATGAACCCTATCGATGATATTTTGAGAGACGCTGTTGAAAAAGGCGCTTCCGATGTTCATTTTACCGTTGGGATCCCGCCCGTTGCACGCATTGACGGCAATCTTGTTTCCCTCGGCGGAGACGTTTTGAAACCGGCTGACACAATTGCTGTCGCCGAGGCAATGATGACCGATAAAAACAAAGCCCATCTCCAAGCAAACGGCGAGGCGGATTTGGCCTATTCCGTTACGAATTTCGGGCGCTTCCGCGTCAACGTTTTTATGCAGCGGGGGAGCGTCGCCGTCGCGGTTCGCGCTTTAAATTATGAGATTCCAACGCCCGACAAACTCGGTATTCCCGACAGCGTTATCGACGTTGTCAAAAGGCAGCGCGGGCTCGTCCTCGTCACCGGGCCGACGGGCAGCGGCAAATCCACGACGCTGGCATCACTCATCAACGTACTCAATGAGAATTATCCATACCATATCATCACGCTGGAAGACCCCATTGAATATCTGCACCGGCATAAGAAGGCGATCGTCAACCAGCGGGAAATGGGAACGGATTCCGAAAATTACGCCAGCGGCCTCCGAGCCGCCCTGCGTGAAGACCCTGATGTTATTCTCGTCGGCGAAATGCGTGACCTTGAGACAATCTCTATTGCCGTAACGGCGGCTGAGACCGGCCATCTTGTCTTCTCAACCCTGCACACGATCGGCGCGGCGTCAACGATTGACCGTATCATCGACGTGTTTCCGCCGCACCAGCAACAGCAGATCCGGACGCAGCTGGCCGAGGTGCTCGTGAGTGTCGTCTCTCAGCAGCTCATCTCGAAAAAAATCGGGAAGGGGCGCTGCGCAGCCATCGAGGTCATGCACATTAATCCCGCCATCCGCAATCTCATCCGTGACAGCAAAACGTTTCAAATCCCGTCCGTCATGCAGACGAATAAAAAAGCCGGCATGCAGACGATGGACGACGCGATATACGACCTGTATACCCGCAATGTCATCACAGACACCGAGGCCATGCGTTATGCGCAGGATATCAATTATCTCGCCAAGCGGATTATCTGA
- the tadA gene encoding Flp pilus assembly complex ATPase component TadA: protein MNLPKRKMRLGDILKAQGVVDDKQLEAALAIQQRTKQRLGDVLIETGITTETQITNALHRQLGIEMIELRGIKIPPEVIGLVSGSILRKHKVLPVGFDEKDSNALIVAMADPLDMIAQDDIAIITNRRIEPRVATVGAINSVLDRYFGNEEAMTAAEQYTKEREHQQQALEEAALQAEMELNSAPIVQLVKTMIEQAVRQRASDIHVEALEKKVRVRYRIDGILIEKMMYDAALLAAIITRIKILGRMDISEKRKPQDGRITIVVDHAEYDVRVSVLPTSYGEKVVMRIASATGLTKDKSELGFRTWELSQFDHILSNPNGMILVTGPTGSGKSTTLYTALSELNQEDVNIVTVEDPVEANIMGINQVQVNPKADMTFASALRAILRQDPDIIMIGEIRDFETASIAVQASITGHLVVSTLHTNSSAATVTRLIDMGVESFLLADSLVGVIAQRLVRRLCTACRKQRPATEQEKVILGVDPSLPLMIYAPGGCHLCGESGYFGRIGVYEIMEITPPLKRIIAAKGTTEQIKEQAIKDGMHTLRMSASEYVLDGTTSVSEMVKVSFES, encoded by the coding sequence GTGAACCTGCCAAAACGAAAAATGCGGCTTGGCGATATCCTCAAAGCGCAGGGCGTCGTCGACGACAAGCAGCTTGAAGCCGCCCTCGCCATTCAGCAGCGCACGAAGCAGCGCCTCGGAGACGTCCTGATTGAAACGGGCATCACAACCGAGACGCAGATCACAAATGCCTTGCACCGCCAACTTGGCATTGAGATGATTGAGCTGCGGGGTATTAAAATACCGCCGGAGGTCATCGGTCTCGTCAGCGGCTCTATTCTCCGAAAGCATAAGGTCCTCCCGGTTGGCTTTGATGAAAAGGACTCTAACGCCCTCATCGTCGCCATGGCAGACCCGCTCGATATGATCGCGCAGGACGATATTGCCATCATCACAAACAGGCGCATTGAGCCGCGCGTGGCCACCGTCGGCGCCATTAACTCAGTGCTTGATCGTTATTTTGGCAATGAAGAGGCTATGACGGCAGCCGAGCAGTATACGAAGGAGCGGGAGCATCAGCAGCAGGCGCTGGAAGAGGCGGCCCTGCAAGCCGAGATGGAGCTTAATTCCGCGCCGATCGTCCAGCTCGTTAAAACAATGATCGAGCAAGCCGTCCGCCAGCGGGCGAGTGACATTCATGTCGAGGCGCTCGAGAAAAAAGTCCGTGTACGGTACCGGATAGACGGTATTTTAATTGAAAAGATGATGTACGACGCAGCGCTTCTGGCTGCCATCATCACGCGCATTAAAATTCTCGGCCGGATGGACATCTCCGAAAAACGCAAGCCGCAGGATGGGCGCATTACCATCGTTGTCGACCATGCCGAGTATGATGTTCGCGTCTCGGTGCTGCCAACGTCATACGGTGAAAAGGTCGTCATGCGCATCGCCTCCGCCACCGGCTTGACGAAAGACAAATCTGAGCTTGGCTTCCGCACCTGGGAGTTGTCACAATTTGATCATATTCTCTCCAACCCAAACGGGATGATCCTCGTCACCGGGCCGACAGGCAGCGGTAAATCCACGACGCTGTATACAGCGCTGAGCGAACTCAATCAAGAGGACGTCAATATTGTTACCGTTGAAGACCCCGTCGAGGCCAATATTATGGGTATCAATCAGGTGCAGGTCAATCCGAAGGCGGATATGACGTTTGCAAGCGCCCTTCGTGCCATTCTCCGTCAAGACCCCGACATCATTATGATCGGCGAGATCCGTGACTTTGAGACGGCCTCCATTGCCGTACAGGCATCGATTACCGGCCATCTCGTCGTTTCAACGCTCCACACCAACAGCTCGGCGGCAACGGTTACCCGCCTGATTGATATGGGCGTGGAATCATTTCTGCTTGCCGACTCGCTTGTCGGCGTTATCGCGCAGCGCCTTGTCCGCCGCCTGTGCACCGCCTGCCGCAAACAGCGTCCGGCAACAGAACAGGAGAAGGTCATTCTGGGGGTAGACCCAAGTCTGCCGCTCATGATTTATGCGCCCGGCGGCTGTCATCTCTGCGGCGAATCAGGCTACTTCGGCCGGATTGGCGTGTATGAAATTATGGAGATCACGCCGCCGCTTAAACGTATTATCGCCGCCAAAGGGACGACGGAACAGATCAAGGAGCAGGCAATCAAAGACGGGATGCACACCTTGCGCATGTCGGCGTCTGAATATGTTCTGGACGGTACGACTTCGGTTTCCGAAATGGTCAAGGTGTCGTTTGAATCATAG
- a CDS encoding formate/nitrite transporter family protein, with protein sequence MNSPKEVAQNYIAVGAAKTKLSIGKMLWLGILAGIFIALAGVASTVAPASIPKELASVAKLLGASVFPGGLAMVLIAGSELFTGNTMIIMPVCCKQAAITGMLKNWLIVYIGNLIGSMLIAALVVYGGTFELFNNAVGAAAINTAVGKVNLTFSDAFIRGILCNFLVCIAVWMSMAAKDVTGKIAGLFFPIMFFVLCGYEHSVANMYFISAGLFANGTGAFADAVAKIDPSKLANLSWYGFFIKNLLPVTLGNIVGGSVLVGLGYWGVYLSGDKKEALSAAKK encoded by the coding sequence ATGAATTCACCCAAAGAAGTCGCGCAAAACTACATAGCTGTTGGCGCGGCAAAAACAAAGCTCTCCATTGGCAAAATGCTCTGGCTTGGCATCCTGGCTGGTATCTTCATCGCGCTGGCCGGCGTTGCTTCAACAGTCGCACCCGCATCAATCCCGAAAGAACTTGCCTCGGTCGCAAAGCTCCTCGGAGCCAGCGTCTTCCCCGGAGGCCTCGCCATGGTACTCATCGCGGGCAGCGAGCTTTTTACCGGAAATACGATGATCATCATGCCCGTCTGCTGCAAGCAGGCCGCAATCACCGGCATGCTGAAGAACTGGCTCATCGTCTACATCGGCAACCTGATCGGTTCCATGCTTATCGCGGCGCTCGTTGTCTACGGCGGCACGTTTGAACTCTTTAATAACGCTGTCGGCGCCGCGGCAATCAACACGGCCGTCGGCAAGGTCAACCTGACATTCAGTGATGCTTTTATCCGCGGCATCCTCTGCAACTTCCTCGTCTGCATTGCCGTTTGGATGTCCATGGCCGCGAAAGACGTTACCGGTAAAATTGCCGGTCTTTTCTTCCCGATTATGTTCTTCGTGCTCTGCGGCTATGAGCACAGCGTTGCCAACATGTACTTCATTTCTGCGGGTCTCTTTGCCAACGGAACGGGTGCTTTTGCCGATGCCGTTGCCAAAATCGATCCCTCCAAACTCGCCAACCTCTCCTGGTACGGCTTCTTTATCAAGAACCTCCTGCCTGTCACGCTTGGCAATATCGTCGGCGGCTCTGTCCTCGTCGGCCTGGGCTACTGGGGCGTTTACCTCTCCGGCGACAAGAAGGAAGCCCTTTCCGCTGCGAAGAAATAA
- a CDS encoding rubrerythrin family protein produces MKDFKGSKTAENLMIAFSGESQARNKYSYYASKAKKDGYEQIAAIFEETANNEKEHAKLWFKLLHGGEVPDTLTNLGDAAGGEHYEWTDMYASFAKVAHEEGFDDIAKQFEGVAAVEKTHEERYRKLIANIKGGLVFSRDQDVIWQCSNCGHIEIGKKAPDECPVCKHPQAYFQLRAENY; encoded by the coding sequence ATGAAAGATTTCAAAGGCAGCAAAACAGCAGAAAACCTGATGATCGCGTTTTCAGGTGAGTCCCAGGCACGCAATAAGTATTCCTATTACGCGTCCAAGGCAAAAAAAGACGGATACGAGCAGATCGCGGCTATCTTCGAGGAGACGGCGAACAACGAGAAGGAGCATGCCAAGCTGTGGTTCAAACTCCTGCACGGCGGCGAGGTGCCCGATACCCTGACAAATCTCGGCGACGCGGCTGGCGGTGAACATTACGAGTGGACCGATATGTACGCGTCTTTTGCCAAGGTTGCGCACGAGGAAGGCTTCGACGACATCGCCAAGCAGTTTGAAGGTGTCGCCGCCGTCGAAAAAACCCATGAGGAACGGTATAGAAAGCTGATTGCCAACATTAAAGGCGGTCTCGTTTTCTCAAGGGATCAGGACGTGATATGGCAGTGCAGCAACTGCGGCCACATTGAAATCGGGAAAAAAGCTCCTGATGAATGTCCCGTGTGCAAACACCCACAGGCGTATTTTCAGCTTCGCGCGGAAAATTACTAA
- a CDS encoding IS30 family transposase, which produces MDNNDSITVSAERKKGQHLSLEDRGAVKALLKQGLGVRGIARNIGCSPSTISYELRRGTPTRKSNRGQAPGYSPKLGEAIYKANRRACVKPLKAGSCKTFIDWVVKQIREHKWSLDSCCGYAKRQRLYSEDQMVCTRTLYNMVWAGLLPITPTELPEALKRSTRKARGRENKKHYGTSISARPEIASLRIEGGHWEGDTVVGKRAGKEAVVLSLLEKKTEHYIAIRIPGKTSDAVMSAMKSLRAEYGERFSQIFKTITVDNGSEFADFAEVEAWGSQIYFAHPYSSWERPQNERHNGLFRTFVPKGTSIEQYTDEDILSAADELNGRPRKKLGYHTPEELFEAFLDSEYAA; this is translated from the coding sequence ATGGATAACAATGATTCTATCACAGTCAGCGCAGAACGCAAGAAAGGGCAACACTTGAGCTTGGAAGATCGTGGTGCTGTCAAAGCCCTCTTGAAGCAGGGACTTGGCGTACGCGGCATCGCCCGAAACATTGGCTGTTCACCGTCCACCATCTCATACGAGTTAAGGCGAGGTACACCGACACGGAAGAGCAACAGGGGCCAAGCACCTGGCTATTCTCCGAAACTCGGCGAGGCCATCTACAAGGCTAATCGAAGGGCTTGTGTCAAGCCCCTCAAAGCAGGCTCCTGCAAGACTTTCATTGACTGGGTAGTCAAGCAGATCCGGGAACACAAGTGGTCGCTGGATTCCTGCTGCGGATATGCGAAGCGACAGCGTTTGTACAGTGAAGATCAGATGGTTTGTACCCGCACTCTGTACAACATGGTCTGGGCAGGCTTGCTTCCCATCACGCCGACCGAACTGCCGGAAGCCTTAAAACGCAGCACCCGAAAGGCCAGGGGCAGGGAAAACAAAAAGCACTACGGCACAAGCATTTCCGCCCGTCCTGAGATCGCTTCCCTTCGTATAGAAGGCGGCCACTGGGAGGGCGACACCGTGGTTGGAAAACGAGCTGGGAAAGAGGCAGTTGTACTCTCTCTGCTGGAGAAGAAGACCGAGCACTACATCGCCATTCGTATTCCCGGAAAGACCAGTGATGCGGTGATGTCTGCCATGAAAAGCCTACGCGCTGAGTACGGGGAACGTTTTTCACAGATTTTTAAGACGATTACCGTAGACAACGGCAGCGAGTTCGCCGACTTTGCAGAAGTCGAGGCTTGGGGTTCCCAGATCTACTTTGCCCACCCATACAGCTCTTGGGAACGTCCTCAGAACGAAAGGCATAATGGACTGTTCCGGACCTTCGTTCCAAAGGGAACATCTATTGAGCAGTATACAGACGAGGACATCCTGTCCGCTGCTGATGAGTTAAATGGGCGACCCCGGAAGAAGCTCGGATACCACACGCCAGAGGAACTATTTGAAGCCTTTCTTGATTCCGAATACGCAGCCTGA
- a CDS encoding DUF1653 domain-containing protein, protein MDAIKPGRWHHYKGNDYEVLYIARHSETLEPMVVYRALYGGGDVWVRPAAMWQETVLSGGAYIPRFTFIDYPADEDTLL, encoded by the coding sequence ATGGACGCAATCAAGCCAGGCCGCTGGCATCATTATAAAGGCAACGATTACGAGGTTCTTTATATAGCGCGTCACTCGGAGACACTCGAGCCGATGGTTGTTTATCGCGCGCTTTACGGTGGCGGCGATGTTTGGGTCCGCCCCGCTGCTATGTGGCAGGAGACGGTTTTGTCCGGCGGCGCGTACATCCCGCGTTTTACATTTATCGATTATCCGGCAGACGAGGATACTTTGTTATGA
- a CDS encoding M48 family metallopeptidase, producing the protein MTADYTVIYSKRKTLALEITKDAALLVRAPLHAAPRDIDAMLTRHARWIQTGLAAQRHRLLARPPLTGDEIVLLKNQAIKHIPARVAFYASIMGLVPTAVKITSAEKRFGSCSGTNHLCFSWRLMRYPADAIDYVVVHELAHIRHKNHGKAFYALIGSVLPDFKRRKKLLGE; encoded by the coding sequence ATGACAGCCGATTATACCGTTATTTACTCTAAACGCAAGACACTGGCCCTTGAAATCACGAAGGACGCGGCGCTCCTTGTACGCGCGCCGCTGCACGCCGCACCGCGCGATATTGACGCAATGCTGACTCGCCATGCGCGCTGGATTCAAACAGGTCTCGCAGCGCAGCGTCACCGCCTTTTGGCGCGTCCCCCGCTGACGGGCGACGAAATAGTGCTCTTAAAGAATCAGGCAATAAAACACATTCCGGCACGTGTTGCCTTTTATGCCTCTATAATGGGCCTTGTGCCAACGGCCGTCAAAATAACGAGCGCCGAAAAACGATTCGGCAGCTGCAGCGGCACAAACCACCTTTGCTTTTCATGGCGATTAATGCGCTATCCGGCAGACGCCATTGATTATGTCGTCGTCCACGAGCTAGCCCATATTCGGCACAAAAACCACGGCAAGGCTTTTTATGCACTCATCGGGTCGGTTCTTCCGGACTTTAAGAGGCGGAAAAAGCTGCTGGGTGAATAA
- a CDS encoding EAL domain-containing protein: MQMKKSVASSSWIILVVLVLIYTGSYFVMPSAGDLLSPIVAAVSGGILLMVYLLSDKKQVLSLAFIFLSVACFAWSVGDIGWAVLLRNGIDPSQNISVNIAYFVTNIMIVAAVLLFGFQQFHKWRSIRGVIESVTIGILSVLLIWIVFFGKEDAAIKIFMSDGIISAVSIVLDIFLVIEISTWLITAPHHKLPLFLKMIAVGVVLFCATDIFYYYLVYKNLYQPNSFIDVLFIYPIALIALGSFHKLISKMSAKDLEGIEDDAGKSKWYFLMIFPVLAVAFEGLNMIDLLVFMGIIVLNHATVKYVHLAYENERLLNQEFCLNAKLEKKIQEQLLELSVLANQDTVTKLYNRRYFSICLEEAIRLQHSSERIIVMQFDLDRFKTINDSYGHDVGDKVIIEISERLLNWNKYDAVLARMGGDEFAILLRGLYTRQQLAGLCRQIVEICSAPIFVDKQVIYVTISVGVSLLPDDAADATTLLKNSDMSMYRAKALGFNKYEFFDPKFKENLRMKNEVEALLRKANLQKDFELFFQPQFEMPEKKLIGAEALLRWNSSEHGYIPPSIFVPVAEEIDYINRIGKWVLRKAVEQVVEWNTHFGVQMKMGINISPKQLTEDDFFLTLKDIIASNDLKAAWIDAEITENLMIEENAKVKPIFDLFEELNISVSIDDFGSGYSSLGYLNKYRFDRIKIDKSLIDNLTVSGGSGLEVVKAIISMANAVGKVTIAEGVETAEQLSILTELGCRQVQGYLLGRPVPADEFRRRYLQEERVIPFEDLFSKSS, from the coding sequence GTGCAGATGAAAAAGTCCGTCGCTTCGAGCAGCTGGATCATCTTAGTTGTTCTTGTATTGATCTATACGGGCTCCTATTTTGTTATGCCGTCCGCCGGAGACCTTTTGTCACCGATTGTTGCCGCCGTCTCCGGGGGCATTTTACTCATGGTTTATTTGCTGTCAGATAAAAAACAGGTGCTCAGCCTCGCCTTTATCTTTTTGTCGGTGGCCTGCTTTGCATGGTCGGTCGGCGATATCGGTTGGGCTGTGCTGCTGCGCAACGGGATAGACCCGTCGCAGAATATCTCTGTCAATATTGCTTATTTTGTCACAAACATCATGATTGTCGCTGCCGTTTTGTTATTCGGTTTTCAGCAGTTTCACAAATGGCGCTCAATCCGCGGCGTAATCGAATCAGTGACGATCGGAATTCTCAGTGTGCTATTAATCTGGATTGTCTTTTTTGGCAAGGAAGACGCTGCCATCAAAATTTTCATGAGCGACGGCATCATATCAGCCGTTTCGATCGTTCTCGACATTTTTCTTGTGATCGAAATCTCAACGTGGCTCATCACCGCCCCCCACCACAAATTGCCTTTGTTTTTAAAAATGATTGCCGTCGGCGTTGTGCTTTTTTGTGCCACCGATATTTTCTACTACTACTTGGTCTATAAAAACCTGTATCAGCCTAATTCTTTCATTGACGTTTTGTTTATTTATCCGATTGCGCTCATTGCACTTGGGAGCTTTCATAAACTTATATCAAAAATGTCCGCCAAAGACCTCGAAGGGATAGAGGACGATGCCGGTAAAAGCAAATGGTACTTTCTGATGATCTTCCCAGTCCTTGCCGTTGCGTTTGAAGGGCTTAATATGATCGATTTGCTCGTTTTTATGGGCATTATCGTGCTCAACCACGCGACGGTCAAGTATGTCCATCTCGCTTATGAAAACGAGAGGCTGCTCAATCAGGAGTTTTGTCTCAACGCCAAACTCGAAAAGAAGATTCAGGAACAGCTATTAGAATTGTCCGTTCTGGCCAATCAGGACACGGTGACAAAGCTTTATAACAGGCGGTATTTCTCCATCTGCCTTGAGGAAGCCATCCGCCTCCAGCACAGCAGTGAGCGGATTATCGTCATGCAGTTTGACCTCGACCGCTTCAAAACGATTAACGACAGTTATGGACACGACGTCGGTGATAAAGTTATAATCGAAATCTCCGAGCGCCTATTAAACTGGAACAAATACGACGCCGTCCTGGCCCGAATGGGCGGGGACGAGTTTGCCATCCTGCTGCGCGGCCTCTATACACGCCAGCAGCTGGCGGGGCTGTGCCGCCAGATCGTTGAAATCTGCAGTGCGCCGATCTTTGTAGACAAGCAGGTTATTTACGTCACCATCAGCGTCGGCGTGTCGCTCCTGCCGGACGATGCCGCCGACGCCACAACACTGCTGAAGAATTCGGATATGTCGATGTACAGGGCCAAGGCACTCGGCTTTAACAAATATGAGTTTTTTGACCCGAAGTTCAAGGAAAACCTTCGGATGAAAAACGAGGTTGAAGCGCTTTTGCGAAAAGCCAACCTTCAGAAGGATTTTGAGCTTTTCTTCCAGCCGCAATTCGAGATGCCGGAGAAAAAGCTGATCGGCGCCGAAGCCCTTCTGCGCTGGAACAGCTCCGAGCATGGCTATATCCCGCCGAGCATCTTCGTGCCGGTGGCGGAAGAAATTGATTATATTAACAGAATCGGTAAATGGGTTCTCCGCAAGGCGGTTGAGCAGGTTGTGGAATGGAACACGCATTTCGGCGTGCAAATGAAAATGGGCATTAACATATCGCCCAAGCAGTTGACGGAGGATGATTTCTTCTTAACACTGAAGGATATCATCGCCTCAAACGACCTGAAGGCCGCCTGGATTGATGCGGAGATCACGGAAAATCTGATGATTGAGGAGAACGCAAAGGTCAAACCGATTTTTGACCTGTTCGAGGAACTGAACATCTCCGTCTCCATTGACGACTTCGGCTCTGGGTATTCATCGCTTGGCTATCTCAATAAATACCGTTTTGACAGAATTAAAATCGACAAATCCCTCATTGATAATTTGACAGTTTCGGGCGGCAGCGGGCTTGAGGTCGTCAAGGCGATCATTTCGATGGCCAATGCCGTCGGCAAAGTGACAATTGCAGAAGGTGTTGAAACAGCCGAGCAGCTTAGCATCCTTACCGAGCTCGGCTGCCGACAGGTGCAGGGCTATCTCCTCGGCAGGCCGGTACCGGCCGACGAATTCCGGCGGCGCTATCTGCAGGAGGAACGCGTGATCCCGTTTGAAGACCTGTTTTCAAAAAGCAGCTGA
- a CDS encoding YdcF family protein, with product MVKFARAALAVFIIAALIGTSAVFTLNRVVLGGGGRIISESDAAGLQDVDCILILGCGVYANRYPSEMLQDRLTEGVRLYKLGASDRLLMSGDNSAVNYNEVKVMKDFAVAAGVPSEHVFQDHAGFSTYESMYRARDIFAVKKIIIVTQSYHINRALYIAAQLGLDAYGVVSEPKPYAGQWLRDCREILARAKDFFTCIFKPEPTFLGEVIPVSGNGDTTD from the coding sequence ATGGTAAAATTCGCGCGGGCCGCCCTGGCCGTTTTCATCATTGCGGCTCTCATCGGCACATCGGCCGTGTTCACCCTAAACAGAGTCGTCCTCGGCGGCGGTGGCAGGATTATCAGTGAGTCGGATGCCGCGGGCCTACAGGATGTCGACTGCATCCTGATTCTCGGCTGTGGCGTCTATGCCAACCGATACCCGAGCGAAATGCTACAGGATAGGCTGACAGAGGGCGTTCGCCTCTACAAGCTCGGCGCCTCAGACAGACTTCTGATGAGCGGCGACAACAGCGCCGTCAATTATAACGAAGTGAAGGTTATGAAAGATTTCGCCGTCGCTGCGGGCGTCCCATCGGAGCATGTTTTTCAGGATCACGCGGGGTTTTCGACATATGAGAGCATGTATCGGGCGCGGGATATCTTCGCCGTGAAAAAAATCATTATCGTCACACAGAGCTATCATATAAACAGGGCGCTTTACATTGCCGCGCAGCTCGGTCTGGATGCGTACGGCGTTGTCTCAGAGCCCAAGCCATACGCCGGTCAGTGGTTGAGAGATTGCAGGGAGATTCTGGCGCGTGCCAAGGATTTTTTTACCTGTATTTTTAAGCCGGAGCCGACGTTTCTCGGGGAGGTTATACCTGTCTCCGGCAACGGCGACACGACGGATTAA
- a CDS encoding zinc ribbon domain-containing protein — protein sequence MFCSNCGTKNSEGNAFCVSCGAPLGASAPSAPVQSAAAGGAYAPVQTAVMAPPAKKPNYTLIGIISVAAVVVIIAAIVLIVMFSGGKSSLIGTWTTEYYGVEFSLTFNRDGTVVSESYGDTETSKYSVKGDVLTVTDSDDYTSSGQFKIYKANGKTALDLTYEGFTLTLYKK from the coding sequence ATGTTTTGTTCCAATTGCGGGACGAAAAACAGCGAGGGGAACGCTTTTTGCGTCAGTTGCGGTGCACCGCTCGGTGCCAGCGCACCGTCGGCTCCGGTTCAGTCGGCGGCAGCCGGCGGCGCATATGCTCCGGTACAGACAGCCGTCATGGCACCGCCAGCCAAGAAGCCCAATTATACACTGATCGGCATCATTTCCGTGGCAGCTGTCGTCGTCATTATCGCAGCAATCGTCTTAATTGTGATGTTCTCCGGTGGCAAGAGCTCTCTGATCGGCACCTGGACGACGGAGTATTACGGTGTTGAATTCTCGCTCACCTTCAACAGAGACGGTACGGTTGTTTCGGAGAGCTATGGCGACACCGAAACGTCCAAATATTCTGTCAAAGGCGACGTGCTTACCGTAACGGATTCCGACGATTATACGTCCTCGGGGCAGTTTAAAATCTACAAGGCAAACGGCAAAACAGCGCTCGACCTGACATATGAAGGGTTTACACTGACGCTGTATAAGAAATAG
- a CDS encoding zinc ribbon domain-containing protein, with protein sequence MAFFEDLGKKVTQTSQDAIKKTKILAETTKINSQISAEKRAISDSFSKIGEKYFELFAENPDENLAVFVLAVKEAQAKINDFEEQINKLKGAESCPSCGASVTEGSLFCTSCGAKLTPPPAEEPVAAPEVKTCSGCGAVLAPGAVFCSGCGQKTE encoded by the coding sequence ATGGCGTTTTTTGAGGATCTCGGCAAAAAAGTGACGCAGACAAGTCAGGATGCGATCAAAAAAACGAAGATTTTGGCAGAGACAACAAAAATTAACTCGCAGATTTCGGCGGAGAAGCGCGCTATCAGCGATAGTTTCAGCAAAATAGGCGAGAAGTATTTTGAGCTCTTTGCCGAAAATCCTGATGAAAATCTGGCTGTGTTTGTCTTGGCGGTAAAAGAAGCGCAAGCCAAAATTAACGATTTTGAAGAGCAGATTAATAAACTCAAGGGCGCTGAGAGCTGCCCATCCTGCGGCGCGTCTGTGACGGAAGGCAGCCTCTTCTGCACGTCCTGCGGCGCAAAGCTGACACCGCCCCCCGCCGAGGAACCGGTCGCTGCACCGGAGGTAAAAACATGTTCCGGCTGCGGTGCTGTTTTAGCTCCCGGCGCTGTGTTCTGCTCCGGCTGCGGCCAGAAGACTGAATAA
- a CDS encoding desulfoferrodoxin, producing MNCEMRFFVCKHCGNLVGLILASGKPLSCCGDEMTALEPNTVDASREKHVPVVAVSGNKVTVTVGSVLHPMTEEHYIMWIYLQTAAGGQRKCLKPGDKPEAVFTLEGDMPVAAYAYCNLHGLWKTEI from the coding sequence ATGAATTGTGAAATGCGTTTTTTTGTCTGCAAGCATTGCGGAAATCTTGTCGGACTCATTTTGGCTTCTGGAAAGCCGCTGTCATGCTGCGGTGACGAGATGACGGCGCTTGAGCCTAATACTGTTGACGCCAGCCGCGAGAAGCATGTGCCTGTCGTCGCCGTCAGCGGGAACAAAGTTACCGTCACGGTCGGCTCTGTGTTGCATCCGATGACGGAGGAGCATTACATCATGTGGATATATCTACAGACGGCTGCTGGTGGTCAGCGCAAATGCCTCAAGCCCGGCGACAAGCCGGAGGCCGTGTTTACGCTTGAGGGTGATATGCCGGTAGCGGCATACGCTTACTGCAATCTGCACGGTTTGTGGAAAACAGAAATTTAA